A single genomic interval of Aedes aegypti strain LVP_AGWG chromosome 1, AaegL5.0 Primary Assembly, whole genome shotgun sequence harbors:
- the LOC5570715 gene encoding farnesol dehydrogenase-like, with amino-acid sequence MDRWGGKVAVITGASSGIGAAIAKDLAKAGMVVVGLARRVERIDALKEHLPESARDRLHAFSCDVCKEETILEAFKWVEEMFGGVDVLINSAGIGHHTELFAANNTEMLRDVIDTNVLGLVLCSREAFQSMKKRAVNGHIVHINSIAGHKVFNHPTINIYSASKFAVTAITETMRNEMLTAGTHVKVTSISPGFVRTEIMPEAMLRKGYPMLEAEDISDAVLYVLGTPPRVQIHELMIRPVGQIF; translated from the exons ATGGATCGCTGGGGTGGAAAGGTGGCCGTGATAACCGGTGCTAGTTCGGGAATAGGTGCTGCCATTGCTAAAGATCTTGCCAAGGCTGGTATGGTTGTGGTTGGCTTAGCACGACGAGTTGAGCGTATCGATGCGCTGAAGGAGCATTTGCCGGAATCGGCAAGAGATCGATTACACGCATTCAGCTGCGATGTATGCAAAGAGGAAACCATTTTGGAGGCGTTCAAGTGGGTGGAAGAAATGTTCGGAGGAGTAGACGTACTGATCAACAGTGCCGGCATCGGACACCACACCGAACTGTTCGCAGCGAATAACACTGAAATGCTGCGCGATGTGATTGATACGAATGTGTTGGGGTTGGTGTTGTGCAGCCGGGAGGCTTTTCAATCAATGAAGAAGCGTGCCGTTAATGGTCACATTGTCCATATCAACAGCATTGCTGGTCATAAAGTGTTCAATCATCCGACTATCAACATTTATTCTGCATCTAAGTTTGCCGTTACGGCCATCACGGAAACAATGCGCAACGAAATGTTGACTGCTGGAACGCACGTGAAGGTTACG AGCATCAGTCCCGGATTCGTTCGGACAGAAATAATGCCAGAGGCTATGCTCCGAAAAGGTTATCCCATGCTGGAAGCCGAGGACATTTCGGATGCCGTACTGTACGTCCTGGGTACCCCACCTCGAGTTCAGATTCATGAATTGATGATCAGACCAGTTGGACAGATCTTCTAG